DNA sequence from the Devosia lacusdianchii genome:
ACGTAGCGTCCAGTGTCTCCGGCGAGGGCGACGAAAGCACCTGGGCGAGTTTGGCGTTGACCTGCGCCAGCGTCATCGACGCAAGCGCCTGCCCAACAACACCCGGACCGGAGGGTGATGCCTGATACTGGGCGATCCGCTGAGTGAGCAACTCCTGAGTCATCACATTGGGCAGCAGCAGGTTAGTGTCTTCCGGATGGCTGTAGGAGTGCGAGCCGATCTCGTTACCCATTGCCAACATGGCTTGATAATATGGGCCGGAGATCAGCCAGTTGGTCTCCTGGTCAGGAGGATTGAACCCCACATTGACGTAGTAGGAGCCGACGAAATTGTAGTCGGTCTTCCACTGCTGCAGGATCGGCAGCATGGCATCGTAGATGCCGCCGTCGACGTCGAACGTCTCCTGCGACTGGTCCATATCGTTGCGCGAGGCAAACAGGGACGCATTGCGCGTCATGTGCAGCGATACGGTGGGGCCGGCGGTTTCTTCGTTGACCCAATCGATGGCCTGGCCAAGCAGATTTACGTCGCCAAGGAAGGCGTCGGTGGCGAAGTGAACATTTCGTCCGCCGGTGACAGTCCCCAGCACGGCGCTGTGAGTTACGCCGTTGACCACCTGTTCGGCGATCACGCTCACCGAACCGGCATTGGGGTTGGCGGCGGCGAAATACGATGTCGCGGCCCCCGTATAGGTGTGCATGGCCCCGCCATTGCCATACCCCGCGGTGATCGCGTGGCCGGCATCGATGGCTTCGAGCGTCACGGTGCCGGATTCGCCACCGGTGCGCTGCAGGCCGAAAAGCACCTGCATGCGCTCATAGGCGTTGTTGGGCAGGCTGGCATTGGCGGCGTCGTTGGTCATGAAGTCGCCAGCCGCAATGAGCGACACGTCGTACTGATAGACCAGCGTCGTCAGCGCGTCCTGGATCGCCGCGTAGTTAGCCGGCACATTGCGGAACGACGGAAAGACGATTGCGTCGTAATTGACCATCTTGGCAAGGTCGGTGAGATCGGTCTCCGAGATCAGGTCGAACGGAATGCCGGCAGCCATGGACTGGCTTTGCGCGGCCATGACCAGCTGTGAATACGCCATCTGGCTGAAGTAGTTGTTGGCGGTGGTCTGGGAGAAGACGATCGCGATCTTGGAGCCCGTATCGGTGGGCACCGGCAGCGATGCCGGATCGTAAACCGTGTAGGCTGGCGCTGAGTAGCTGCCGGGCAGGAATACGGCGTCGTTGACGTCGGCAAGAATGCGCACGGCGGTCACGTCCGCGCCCAGCATGGTCTGGGGAACGGCAAATTCCATGGTCTTGCCGTCGGGGCCGAGCTTGTAATCGATGGTGCCGACCAGCGTCTGGCCCGCGCCACCGCTATAGAGGCGTGCCACGCCATCAGAGCCAATATTGACGTTGAACTCGGCGCCACCGGCAAACCCGAAGATCTGATGGCCGGTCGCTGCATTGGCGTCGGTATTGAGCCAGAACGTCGTATTGGGCCCGATCACCACGTCGCTCTTCAGCGCGAAGTTGTAATTGCCATTGGCGAATTCGCCATAGAACTCGTAGCCCGCCACGGTCGTCATCGGGGTTTCGAGGCGCTCCCCGGCCGTCCACTCGGTCAATAACCCGTCGAACTGACTGACCGGGATCGAGGCTGGATCGACCAGCGTGTAGCCCCCATTGGCATAGGTCGCCGGCAGGTACACCGAGTTGTTGACGTCAGCGAGCAGGGTAACAGCCGTCACCCCGGCGCCGATCAGGCCGCGGGGAACGGCGAACTCCATGCTCATGCCATCCGGCGCCACCTTGTGATCGATTTCCCCGACAAGCGTCTGTCCGTCCGCGCCGCTATAGAGCCGCGCGACGCCGTCGGCGCCGATGTTGACGTTGAACTCCGCACCACCGGCAAACCCGAAGATTTGGTGCCCAGTTGCGGTATTGGCGTCGGTGTTCAGCCAGAATGTCGTGCTGGGCCCGATCGCCACCGCACTCTTGAGCGCGAAGATAAAGGCTTCCCCGGCAAAATTGCCATAGAGTTCATAGCCGGCCACGCCATTGGCCGCCGTATCGAGCCGCTGCTCAGGCGTCCATTCGGTCAGCAGGCCATCATAGGGGCCCGCGGGAACCGTCCCCGGATCCGTGATCACATAGCCGCCCGCCGCATAGGATGGTGGCAGAAACACCGAATTGTTGACGTCGGCGAGCAATACGACGGAATTGACCGCCGCGCCAAGCAAGGCCTTCGGCACCGCGAATTCGATGCTCAATCCGTTCGGAGCGATTTTGTAGTCGATGCTGGAAACCAGCGTGCCGCCATCAGCGCCGCTGTACAGCCGCGCCACGCCGTCGGCGCCGATGTTGACGTTGAACTCGGCGCCGCCCGACCAGCCGAAAATCTGGTACCCGGTGGTGACGTCATTGTCGGTATTGAGCCAGAACGTCGTACCGGGTCCGATGGGCACGGGGCTGCTCAGGCCGAATACGAAGTCGCCATCGGCTACCTTGGCGTAAAGCGCATAACCGTCGACGCCGGTTGCGGGCGTGTCGAGGCGCTGCTCGGGCGTCCATTCGGTCAGCAGTCCGTCGAACTGGCTGAACACCGGCGTGGTGATCGTGTAGGCCGCCTGGGTGTAATCGGCGGGCAGGAATACCGAGTTATTGATGTCGGCCATGATGCCGACGCTGCTCACGCTGGCGCCGAGCATGGATTGGGGCAGGGCAATCTCGAGGATTTTCCTGTCGCCGCTCAGGGCGTAGGTGAGGGGACCGATCAACGTCTGTCCATCGGCACCGCTATAGAGCCTCGGCACGCCGTCGGCGCCGAAATTGACATTGAACTCCGCGCCGCTGGCAAAGCCCCAGACCTTGTAGCCTGTTTGAATATTGGCATCGGTATTGAGCCACAGCGTCGATGTCGCCTGGATAGGCACCGCACTGCTCATGGCGAAATAGAAGACGCCAGCCTCCAACCGCCCGTAAAGCGCATAGCCGGCAATGGTGGTCGCCGCGGTCTCAAGGCGATCCGCGGCGGTCCAATCCAGCAGCGTTCCGTCGATGGTGATAGCCATGATGGTGCGTTCCTATTCAATGACGACGGTGGTGGACTGCGGGGCGATACCCGACAGCATGAGGTCCGGTACGGGGGTGACGTCGGCCAGGCCGGCGAAATGGCCGCTCCCGGATGCCCAGACGGTCGAGCGGCTCCCCAGCTGCGTTACCGACTGCAGATAAGTCAGGCGGTCGGCGAGGCCGGGTGACGTGTTGCCGGCGCCAATCGCGTGCTCGATCAGGGACGCCTCGTTTTCGGCGTCGCCGGTCAATCGATAGAGAATGCGCAAGC
Encoded proteins:
- a CDS encoding cadherin-like domain-containing protein, whose amino-acid sequence is MAITIDGTLLDWTAADRLETAATTIAGYALYGRLEAGVFYFAMSSAVPIQATSTLWLNTDANIQTGYKVWGFASGAEFNVNFGADGVPRLYSGADGQTLIGPLTYALSGDRKILEIALPQSMLGASVSSVGIMADINNSVFLPADYTQAAYTITTPVFSQFDGLLTEWTPEQRLDTPATGVDGYALYAKVADGDFVFGLSSPVPIGPGTTFWLNTDNDVTTGYQIFGWSGGAEFNVNIGADGVARLYSGADGGTLVSSIDYKIAPNGLSIEFAVPKALLGAAVNSVVLLADVNNSVFLPPSYAAGGYVITDPGTVPAGPYDGLLTEWTPEQRLDTAANGVAGYELYGNFAGEAFIFALKSAVAIGPSTTFWLNTDANTATGHQIFGFAGGAEFNVNIGADGVARLYSGADGQTLVGEIDHKVAPDGMSMEFAVPRGLIGAGVTAVTLLADVNNSVYLPATYANGGYTLVDPASIPVSQFDGLLTEWTAGERLETPMTTVAGYEFYGEFANGNYNFALKSDVVIGPNTTFWLNTDANAATGHQIFGFAGGAEFNVNIGSDGVARLYSGGAGQTLVGTIDYKLGPDGKTMEFAVPQTMLGADVTAVRILADVNDAVFLPGSYSAPAYTVYDPASLPVPTDTGSKIAIVFSQTTANNYFSQMAYSQLVMAAQSQSMAAGIPFDLISETDLTDLAKMVNYDAIVFPSFRNVPANYAAIQDALTTLVYQYDVSLIAAGDFMTNDAANASLPNNAYERMQVLFGLQRTGGESGTVTLEAIDAGHAITAGYGNGGAMHTYTGAATSYFAAANPNAGSVSVIAEQVVNGVTHSAVLGTVTGGRNVHFATDAFLGDVNLLGQAIDWVNEETAGPTVSLHMTRNASLFASRNDMDQSQETFDVDGGIYDAMLPILQQWKTDYNFVGSYYVNVGFNPPDQETNWLISGPYYQAMLAMGNEIGSHSYSHPEDTNLLLPNVMTQELLTQRIAQYQASPSGPGVVGQALASMTLAQVNAKLAQVLSSPSPETLDATSKAFLEATYTFQFQSARAVLEANLGVSVGGAAVPGMPEGLYPAQQIIQYYDYLSGGASMLGAGYPGAIGYLAPGADGQPYIAPNMSFDFTLMGWLGLTVEQAQAKWAAEWTQLNANSDMPIVVWPWHDYGVTEWPLDAGQTSPYTREMFTSFIASAYAAGAEFVTLADLAVRIKAFERADFGFSVAGDVITMHALPQAGTLGTFALNLDDLGGKVIGSVTNWYAYDADSVLLDADGGTFTVQLAASAADVTHITSIGSRAQLLSLTGTGTDLDFTIAGEGRVVIDVKQASAGMVYQVTGASVVSQVGDILTLDLGAIGSHTVGVRQVPLNRAASDIVVSNQIVLPENTAVRTKIADLVVLDPDTDPLLGNNVVTVSDQRFEIDSATGALYLKAGQSVNFEATPSIAMTLTATDGMLSFAKTLTLTVANRNDLPTGAPAIVGAAVENVRLSVNNTAIVDADGLGPFTYQWQRGSGTTFTNIAGATAATYSLVQADADQTVRVIVGYRDLGGTLESIVSNATTQIVDVLAATTLAALPANSSRTITTAELVAGRLTGSVTINTLTASIGTLTAAGDGLWTYTPPPNNSTAVTFSYTATAGAKLAQGTAAMDLLPSNSVMGTTGNDSLAGRTTADTYRALSGNDTIVAGAGNDTIYGDEGTDTAQGDGGNDVFMATLNDGNDRYTGSAGTDTYDLSGTSAAATVNLTTGTASSAQTGSDVLATIENITGSSAADVITGSSGANVLDGGLGDDILLGMGGADTLVGGAGMDRITGGAGRDVLTGGADNDIFLFNATSEMGRTLLTRDVVVDFVHGQDVLNFAAIDANTSVAGDNAFAFLATAGAAYTGVRGQLRWFQEDPIGTASDKTIVAGDINGDRVDDFQVELTGLIPLTNTDFIL